The stretch of DNA TTATTTTCGCACCTTTGTCGCATATCCGCCAATGGTGGTTGCTTCTGCATGTGCatgctcacaaaaacacatacaaagacaaCTAAGAGgtaaatcatttttgtttgcattgCAGGCCCGCTCGGCATCATCCTCTAAGCAAATCGGAGGTATGTCTCACCACTTTTTACTCAAATGATAAATATCTTGGGCTACTTAATCCACATTAGATGACATTGTATCTGGTCTTCATTCAGCTGGAGATGTTACTTTTCCCACTAAATGGCCCAGTGATATTCATCCTTCCAAACCGGTTGCCCATCTGACAGGTGAGACCAGCATTGTTGTCATATCCATTACCATCATTTTCCGTATATTACCGAggcagaaaatacattttgtatttattgcccATTCCACAAGGGTGGGTATTCATCAGGTTTGAGCAAAATGCCTCTTTTTGCCTATTTATGATGTCCGTTTAAAATAATCAGACATTGTTGCttgcattgttgtttttccagatgGATACGATGTCGTTCATGGAAAACAGGTCATGGCATGGAGCATGACTGCAGACCCACTCCTTTATGAAATGGACTACAAAGACAGAAGTCTTATCATTCAGAAGGAGGGTTTTTACTATGTCTATTCAAAGGTTTACTTCACTGACAACAGTGTATTTCACCATTTGGTCGATATGCGTACTGAGAAGTATACTGGAGGAAGCATTACCCTCCTGGAGTCCAGGAAATACTCCCCGAGGTCGATCAAAACGCGATCCAACAGTTACGTGGGTGGAGTGTTTCACCTTTACAAAAATGATGCTCTTTATGTGAAAGTCAGCAACACCACGAAAATTGAGCGACACAAATCCTATGAGAACATTTTTGGTGCATATATGATATAAATATGATGATTCAGAAAGTTTGGAGTAAGAATCAGTAAAATTGGATAAGAAATGTAAGAGAGTCTTCTTGAAGATTAATGAttgtctttttaatgtaaaacgGAGGTCCTTAACCAGAGTGAGAGGCAGGTGTGAAAGCCACTTTTGGTGTCAGACTGTAATGACGTTCAGGACTGGGGCTTTTTTACTCTGTGTGAAAACGCTTTTCAAATAATGTTTGACCTCCTTATCAAATCTGGGAATTTTTATACGTTTCCTTGTATACTTACTTTACATTTAATCTCTGATTGTTACAAAATGTCTCTTCAtagatggataaaaaaaaataccttgaTACATcgttcagtctttttttaattttcatactgCAACTGAGTACAAGCTTATGCGTCATTCTAAAGTAAACTTGAACTGTAGCCTtatacttttcttttcattctggCTGTAACACATACAGCTCACTATTTATTTGTTCCTTCGCTGGTAGAGCAAATGACGAAACTGCTTTAACTCTCCTGTGTTTACTGCATGTGCAATAATGTAGAGAACAATAACGGAATAAACAGATAACGACTGAAAAGCCTGCTGGTTTTCTCTCGAGCCTTTCCTCGGGGCATTCTGTAGCTGAAGTGAACTCACTTCCTGCTGTGTCAGGTGAGGCCGCACCGGAGCGTTAGCTGAGTGGTCTCAGCAGCAGTGCCTGCCTCACCCGCTCAGTCCAACCGCAAGACTCACACTGTGAGGAAGGTATTTTTTCATCACCACGGTGCCACATAACATTACAGTGTCAGTGTGAGAGGCACCTTTAAACAGATTTTAGCTCATGCCGTATATTGGTCTTGCGGAGCAGCTA from Xiphias gladius isolate SHS-SW01 ecotype Sanya breed wild chromosome 3, ASM1685928v1, whole genome shotgun sequence encodes:
- the tnfsf14 gene encoding tumor necrosis factor ligand superfamily member 14 isoform X1; the protein is MRPPHPRGRLESLLHRPLQRGLRRYRKSTVGMAQDGYPSVYVVDSHVTRPPVPPRLKKGQRRAGMAQTLLVLLVSVALCGMTIEACFIYHLYQTQSARSASSSKQIGAGDVTFPTKWPSDIHPSKPVAHLTDGYDVVHGKQVMAWSMTADPLLYEMDYKDRSLIIQKEGFYYVYSKVYFTDNSVFHHLVDMRTEKYTGGSITLLESRKYSPRSIKTRSNSYVGGVFHLYKNDALYVKVSNTTKIERHKSYENIFGAYMI
- the tnfsf14 gene encoding tumor necrosis factor ligand superfamily member 14 isoform X2, giving the protein MAQDGYPSVYVVDSHVTRPPVPPRLKKGQRRAGMAQTLLVLLVSVALCGMTIEACFIYHLYQTQSARSASSSKQIGAGDVTFPTKWPSDIHPSKPVAHLTDGYDVVHGKQVMAWSMTADPLLYEMDYKDRSLIIQKEGFYYVYSKVYFTDNSVFHHLVDMRTEKYTGGSITLLESRKYSPRSIKTRSNSYVGGVFHLYKNDALYVKVSNTTKIERHKSYENIFGAYMI